The Candidatus Cloacimonadota bacterium region GTACGGAACATGGGGAAATAGTGCAGGGCTTCGGCTTTATCTTTGAAAGTGGGAATATGGTTATTCACCATATCCATGAAGATCAGCCAGGCTTCATCGTGTTGCGGGCCTTTCAGAGCCAAGGTATATCCGCCTTGCTGCGCCAAAGATTCTTTACTCATGTATTGAGAATATTCCAGTCCCTTGGCTTCCATACCGATGTCTTGCAAGAATTTGGGATCGGCGCCATACTTTTCGGCAAAGATCTTCTTCATCCTGCGTACACCCTGACCCACGATCATACCAAAACCTTCACCCCGAGCCATCTGATGCAAGAGCTCCAATGCATCGTCGGCATTTCCCCAAGAGAGATCCAAGCCCCCGGTGCGTTCTTTGTTCAAGATGCCGTTTTCGTAGCATTCCATTGCAAATGCCACACTGGTGCCAAAAGAAATGGTATCCACACCGTAAGTATCGCAATAGAAATTGATTTCCACCACATCTTTAGGATCCCACACACAGATGTTTGAGCCGCAACCGCCGGCAGTTTCGTATTCCGGGCCATCAACCGTAACCGACTGTCCCTTGTAAGGACCAGTGCGGGGTTTAAAATTGTCTACGGCTTTGCAGCAGGATAGTGAGCAACCATACCAACAGCCGTCTGCCATACCTTGGGTAAAGAGCTTGGTAAACTCTCGAGAATGAAGACCCTCGGCTTCAGGCATTTGGCCATACTTGAAGTTCTTGATGGGCAAAAGGTCATAATCGTTCATGATTTCCATCAGGTGAGCGGTACCAACCTGATGCATGCGGCACTGGGTAGCGTCTCCGGCTTCAATCTCTTTGTGCAGCTTCAGACCTGTCTTGCGTAGAGTGGGTAGGTCAGCCGGATTGTTGGTATCTACTTTTAGTCCGGAATACTTCACCACCAAAGCCTTGATCTTTTTGTGTCTGAAAGCAGTTCCTGTGCCACCACGTCCGGCTTGTTTGAGACGGGCAACTTTGCGGCGCTTGTCCCAGAACGAGAAGTTCAAACAGGTTATGAGTACATTGTCCGCTGCACGTCCGGAAGATACCACGGATATAGTCTGCAACCTGTCTTCGCCATCGGCAAATTCCTTATGCAGAGATTCCGCTAGCAAGTGGCTGTTGATCTCTTCGTCGGGAGCGGTCAAGATCTTCACGACGCCTTTGTCGCCATCAATAAATACAATAACTTCTTCATCGGCAATGCCTTGAAGTTCCAGGGCATCGAAGCCGGCAAACTTACAATAGGGGCCAAAGTGTCCACCCACATTGCAATCCACGGGAATACCCGTTAATGGTGAGATAGTGGTAACAATGGACTTTCCGCTGCCGGGATACGAGGTATTGCCACACAAGGGGCCAAAAGCGATGCAAACTTCGTTTTCGGGATCATCCCATTTGGTGGTGTCTTTCACGCCATGCCACATCAGATAAAGGTCAAAACCCTTGCCTCCCACGAACTTATCTATCATCATGTCTGAAACAGGTTTTTCTTTGATCTCTCCGGTGCCTACGTTTACATAAAGCGTACGGCGATTGTATCCTTTATCGATGGGTTTCAATGTGTAACTGTATTCAGCTAATACTCTGCGATTCATGTCTTCTCCTTATGCCTCTGTTATTTCCAGGGCTTCTGCTGGGCAGGTTTTCACGCACGCGCCACAAGCAATGCACTTGAAGGGATTATGCTTGCTCAAAACCGTACGCATGCTGTTTGTAGGGCATACTGCCACACACATTAAGCATCCTATGCAAAGGTTGCGGGAGAGCATCACCACACCTTGTTTGCTTACCGCGAGTGCCATCGTAGGGCATGCCTCCACACAAGTCTGGCATTGATTGCATACATTCATTTCGGGAGGATTCGTCTCGTCATGAATTTGGATGCAGGAAAGCTCGGATTTGTCTTCTTTGAAATAGAGACTGGAACAAGTGCTCTCGCACGCATGGCAAGAGATACACTTCTCCGGATAAGTCTTCAGCATTTTCATCGCCTTATACTCCTATATATCATATGACTATCATTCTGGTGACAACTTTATGCCATCGTGCTTTATGGTCAATCACAATTTAATTACCCGCTGCGGAAACTGAGCCAAGCTCTCTACTTTAACGCTTGCCGATCGAGATATAATCGGGTAATACTCGGGTATTCACTCGATGATAACCCGATGATATCTGCTTAAGCACAGCTTTACGCAAAGGGAGGGAAGCCTAAGAGATGTATGTGGATGGGGGATATTTCCGTCATCTGCACTCAAACCATGAGACTGTTCACTTTGACCTGATCTATTTCCAATGAGTTAGCGCATGAGTTAGGTGAAAAAGTGGGCGAAACGACTAAAATATGCTTTCGAAACCGAATTGACAAGAAGGCCAGTATGCCATCTTTTCTCAAAAACCACCTTTTATGTCTCCTCGGGATTTTTAGGGCCAATACGAGCGTTTCTGAGAGCCTAAAACGTGACAAAAAGAATGTCTATTAAATTGTAAGAAAATGCTTTACAGATTTCATGGTATAGATACTTTGGCACCCAAAATAACATGCTTTTGAGGTGTCAAAATGAAGAACAAATCGAACCGGAAATCTGCCGTTGACGTGAGCTTGAACCAGGAAGAGATTGTAGTTT contains the following coding sequences:
- a CDS encoding 4Fe-4S binding protein, whose translation is MLKTYPEKCISCHACESTCSSLYFKEDKSELSCIQIHDETNPPEMNVCNQCQTCVEACPTMALAVSKQGVVMLSRNLCIGCLMCVAVCPTNSMRTVLSKHNPFKCIACGACVKTCPAEALEITEA
- a CDS encoding aldehyde ferredoxin oxidoreductase C-terminal domain-containing protein, yielding MNRRVLAEYSYTLKPIDKGYNRRTLYVNVGTGEIKEKPVSDMMIDKFVGGKGFDLYLMWHGVKDTTKWDDPENEVCIAFGPLCGNTSYPGSGKSIVTTISPLTGIPVDCNVGGHFGPYCKFAGFDALELQGIADEEVIVFIDGDKGVVKILTAPDEEINSHLLAESLHKEFADGEDRLQTISVVSSGRAADNVLITCLNFSFWDKRRKVARLKQAGRGGTGTAFRHKKIKALVVKYSGLKVDTNNPADLPTLRKTGLKLHKEIEAGDATQCRMHQVGTAHLMEIMNDYDLLPIKNFKYGQMPEAEGLHSREFTKLFTQGMADGCWYGCSLSCCKAVDNFKPRTGPYKGQSVTVDGPEYETAGGCGSNICVWDPKDVVEINFYCDTYGVDTISFGTSVAFAMECYENGILNKERTGGLDLSWGNADDALELLHQMARGEGFGMIVGQGVRRMKKIFAEKYGADPKFLQDIGMEAKGLEYSQYMSKESLAQQGGYTLALKGPQHDEAWLIFMDMVNNHIPTFKDKAEALHYFPMFRTWFGLQGLCKLPWNDIEPADNAQTDEPAKVPEHVQNYVDIYKAITGKPMDKHELIRQSERVYNFQKVFCMRMGGGRRQDDIPPYRAVGPVTEEEYLSRIERYDNLLKNKIGVDPTGKSTAEKMEITRQYREDQYQQLVDAVYERKGWTKEGVPTLEHLKNIGMDLPEVVEVVKRFL